ATGCGGACGTTCTCCGCTCCGGGGAACAGCAGGAGCTGGCCCAGAACGGGCCGCTCCGCCACCGTGAAGCGCGCCTCGACCATGAGCAGGCTGTCTCCCTCCATGGCGGCCTCATTGAGGACGAAGTCGACCACGGACGCCAAAGAGTCCTCCGCAATGGTGGGGACGCTCAGGAAGGTGCTGGTCCCCAGGAGTTCGCTGAGCACGTTGACCACGCTCGAGATGACGATATTGCCCATCTCCTCCAGCGCGGAGGTCTCCATGTCGGGGGTGGGCTCGCCGCCCAAAAAGAGCGGGCTGAGTAGCAGGCTGGCGAGGCTGTGCGCGGTCTCCTTCTCGAAGCACAGCAGGACGCGCCCGGAGAGCCCGCCGATCATGCGCTGGTGGAT
The DNA window shown above is from Elusimicrobiota bacterium and carries:
- a CDS encoding chemotaxis protein CheC, translated to MKKDSGLGALQIDAFRELVSIGSAKAAKSLAQMTGQQIGIEVPEVRRVPLRDAVAALGGAQRVVRAIHQRMIGGLSGRVLLCFEKETAHSLASLLLSPLFLGGEPTPDMETSALEEMGNIVISSVVNVLSELLGTSTFLSVPTIAEDSLASVVDFVLNEAAMEGDSLLMVEARFTVAERPVLGQLLLFPGAENVRMFLDRLTASVG